Proteins found in one Falsirhodobacter algicola genomic segment:
- a CDS encoding [protein-PII] uridylyltransferase: MTPHPAVSVASASDRPQDFVLDDSAFPDPEALLRTILDEAGPDPDPRETRTIAVRLLTEARAASEARLKEAFALHPLASRALINGQARMMDAIVVTAFRLAAHLTGAPPVALIAVGGYGRAEMAPFSDVDLLFLTPPRGSADAAVEATLYILWDLKLKVGHATRTVRDCIYMAREDITIRTALLEQRFLTGDAALAAELPERLWTELFRRSGPEFIEAKLAERAGRHKRQGGQRYVLEPNVKEGKGGLRDLQTLYWIGKYLHRVPRAEGLVAADLFTREEYNLFRAAEDFLWAVRVHLHYAANRAADQLTFDMQVEVAARMGYEDRPGRRGVERFMQDYFRQATRVGELTSIFLAELEARHAKGEPDLLGFIRRRRSLRPEYRLNHGRIEIPDPQAFLSDKLNLLRIFEETLRTGYMMHPDSARLVAANLHLIDDGMIHDREANRIFLDLLLKHGNPERALRRMNEVGVLGAFMPEFGRIVAMMQFNVYHHYTVDEHTIQCISTLARMERGELTDELPLSTELLQGADRRILYIALLLHDIGKGRPEEHSIIGAQIARRVAPRLGLQPDEAEIVEWLVRHHLLMSDVAQKRDIADPRTVRDFAKAVRSRRRLDLLTILTVCDIIGVGPGTWNNWKAQLMRQLYRDTETVLAGGMELLNRETRGGEARRALREALADWDNRDLRAEMNRHYAPYWQGLPPVAHVVLARLLRGLGDDEIRIDLDAEPDRAATRASFALADHPGIFSRLAGALALVGANVVDARTYTTKDGFATAVFWIQDAEGQPYEVARLPRLRQMIERILRGEVVAREALADRDKVRKRDSAFRFPTHVVFDNEGSEIYTIIEVDTRDRPGLLYDLTRTLAADNIYIASAQIATYGAQVVDTFYVKDMFGLKLHTPSRRESLEAKLRRAITEGAARAGR; encoded by the coding sequence TTGACCCCGCACCCCGCAGTTTCGGTGGCTTCGGCTTCTGACCGCCCGCAGGATTTCGTCCTCGATGACAGCGCCTTCCCCGATCCGGAGGCGCTGCTTCGCACCATCCTCGACGAAGCCGGGCCGGACCCCGACCCACGCGAAACCCGCACCATCGCCGTGCGCCTCCTGACCGAGGCGCGCGCCGCATCCGAAGCCCGCCTCAAAGAGGCCTTCGCGCTTCACCCCCTCGCCTCGCGCGCGCTGATCAACGGGCAGGCCCGGATGATGGACGCGATCGTGGTGACGGCCTTCCGGCTGGCGGCGCATCTGACGGGCGCGCCGCCCGTGGCGCTGATCGCCGTCGGCGGCTATGGCCGGGCGGAGATGGCCCCCTTTTCCGACGTGGACCTTCTGTTCCTGACCCCGCCGCGCGGAAGCGCCGATGCGGCGGTGGAGGCGACGCTCTATATCCTGTGGGATCTGAAGCTGAAGGTCGGCCATGCGACGCGCACGGTGCGCGACTGCATCTACATGGCGCGCGAGGATATCACCATCCGCACCGCCCTGCTGGAGCAGCGTTTCCTGACCGGGGATGCGGCCCTTGCCGCCGAACTGCCCGAACGCCTTTGGACCGAACTCTTCCGCCGCTCCGGCCCCGAATTCATCGAGGCCAAGCTGGCCGAACGCGCGGGCCGGCACAAACGGCAGGGCGGGCAGCGCTATGTCCTCGAACCCAACGTGAAGGAGGGCAAGGGCGGGCTGCGCGATCTTCAGACGCTGTACTGGATCGGCAAATACCTGCACCGCGTGCCCCGTGCCGAGGGGCTGGTGGCGGCCGATCTCTTCACCCGCGAGGAATACAACCTCTTCCGCGCCGCCGAGGATTTCCTCTGGGCCGTGCGGGTGCATCTGCATTACGCGGCCAACCGCGCCGCCGATCAACTGACCTTCGACATGCAGGTGGAGGTGGCCGCCCGCATGGGATACGAGGATCGGCCCGGCCGCCGCGGCGTCGAACGTTTCATGCAGGATTACTTCCGTCAGGCGACCCGCGTGGGCGAGCTGACCTCGATCTTCCTCGCCGAGCTGGAGGCCCGCCACGCCAAGGGCGAGCCGGACCTTCTGGGCTTCATCCGCCGCCGCCGCTCGCTCCGCCCGGAATACCGGCTGAACCATGGCCGGATCGAGATCCCGGACCCGCAGGCCTTCCTGTCCGACAAGCTGAACCTTCTGCGCATCTTCGAAGAGACGCTGCGCACCGGCTATATGATGCACCCCGATTCCGCGCGCCTGGTGGCGGCGAACCTGCATCTGATCGATGACGGGATGATCCACGACCGCGAGGCGAACCGCATCTTCCTCGATCTGCTGCTGAAGCACGGCAACCCCGAACGGGCGCTGCGCCGCATGAACGAGGTGGGGGTGCTGGGCGCCTTCATGCCGGAATTCGGCCGCATCGTCGCCATGATGCAGTTCAACGTCTATCACCACTACACGGTGGATGAACATACGATCCAATGCATCTCCACCCTCGCCCGGATGGAGCGAGGGGAGCTGACGGACGAACTTCCCCTCTCGACCGAACTGCTGCAGGGGGCGGATCGCCGCATCCTCTACATCGCGCTTCTGCTGCACGATATCGGCAAGGGCCGCCCCGAGGAACATTCCATCATCGGCGCGCAGATCGCCCGCCGCGTGGCCCCGCGCCTCGGCCTGCAACCCGACGAGGCGGAGATCGTCGAATGGCTGGTGCGCCATCACCTCCTGATGTCCGATGTCGCCCAGAAGCGCGACATCGCCGACCCCCGCACGGTGCGCGATTTCGCCAAGGCCGTCCGCTCGCGCCGCAGGCTGGATCTGCTGACGATCCTGACGGTCTGCGACATCATCGGCGTCGGTCCCGGCACATGGAACAATTGGAAAGCGCAGCTGATGCGCCAGCTCTACCGCGATACGGAAACGGTGCTGGCCGGCGGGATGGAGCTTTTGAACCGCGAAACCCGCGGCGGCGAGGCGAGGCGCGCCCTGCGCGAGGCGCTGGCCGATTGGGACAACCGCGATCTGCGGGCCGAAATGAACCGGCATTACGCGCCCTATTGGCAGGGGCTGCCGCCGGTGGCGCATGTCGTGCTGGCGCGGCTGCTGCGCGGCCTTGGCGATGACGAGATCCGCATCGACCTCGATGCCGAACCCGACCGGGCGGCGACGCGGGCCAGCTTTGCCTTGGCGGACCATCCGGGCATCTTTTCGCGGCTTGCGGGGGCGCTCGCGCTGGTGGGGGCGAACGTCGTCGATGCGCGCACCTACACCACCAAGGACGGCTTCGCGACTGCCGTGTTCTGGATACAGGACGCCGAGGGCCAGCCCTACGAGGTGGCCCGCCTGCCCCGCCTGCGCCAGATGATCGAACGCATCCTGCGCGGCGAGGTCGTCGCCCGCGAGGCGCTGGCCGACCGCGACAAGGTGCGCAAACGCGACAGCGCCTTCCGCTTCCCCACCCATGTCGTCTTCGACAACGAAGGATCGGAGATCTACACCATCATCGAGGTGGACACGCGCGACCGTCCGGGCCTGCTCTACGACCTGACGCGGACGCTGGCGGCCGACAACATCTACATTGCATCGGCCCAGATCGCGACCTATGGGGCGCAGGTCGTCGATACCTTCTATGTGAAAGACATGTTCGGGCTGAAGCTGCACACCCCCTCCCGCCGTGAAAGCCTCGAGGCCAAGCTGCGCCGCGCCATCACCGAAGGCGCGGCGAGGGCCGGCCGGTGA
- a CDS encoding penicillin-binding protein activator: MLTVLSRARKALGGAVVALSALALAACEPVANTGAAPGASRGQVVQVALLVPAGSGQASQEELAKSLENAARLAMADLGAGTIALQVYPTAGSPDRAVSQARQAVEDGADVILGPVFAQEANAVGQAVASAGVDVLAFSNNTAIAGGNVFVLGQTFENTADRLAQYAVRNNAGRVVIAYDQNSAGETGRDAIAGAVQRAGGQVLASEGYPFSQNGVSTRGPAIAQSVKDRNANAVFLTADTAGALPTITQTLRDNGLTPEMVRFIGLTRWDVPTRTASLPGVQGGWFALPDPSVYGQFVQRYQGAYGMAPHPIAGLAYDGIAAIGALAKRGSPITTQTLTRSSGFAGTGGVFRLLANGTNERGLAVAQISNNQVNVIDPAPRSFGGFGF; the protein is encoded by the coding sequence ATGTTGACCGTTTTGAGTCGCGCCCGCAAGGCGCTGGGCGGGGCCGTGGTGGCGCTGTCGGCGCTGGCGCTGGCCGCCTGCGAGCCCGTCGCCAATACCGGCGCCGCCCCCGGCGCCTCGCGCGGGCAGGTGGTGCAGGTGGCGCTGCTGGTGCCGGCCGGGTCCGGGCAAGCCAGCCAAGAGGAATTGGCCAAGAGCCTCGAGAACGCCGCGCGCCTTGCGATGGCCGATCTCGGTGCGGGCACCATCGCGCTGCAGGTCTATCCCACGGCGGGCAGTCCCGACCGCGCGGTGTCGCAGGCGCGGCAGGCCGTCGAGGATGGCGCAGATGTGATCCTCGGTCCGGTCTTCGCCCAAGAGGCCAATGCCGTCGGTCAGGCCGTCGCCTCGGCGGGGGTGGATGTGCTCGCCTTCTCCAACAACACGGCGATCGCGGGCGGCAACGTCTTCGTCCTTGGCCAGACCTTCGAGAATACGGCCGACCGGCTGGCGCAATATGCCGTGCGCAACAATGCCGGCCGCGTGGTGATCGCCTACGATCAGAACTCGGCGGGCGAAACCGGGCGCGACGCCATCGCGGGCGCGGTGCAGCGTGCGGGGGGGCAGGTTCTGGCCTCCGAAGGGTATCCCTTCTCGCAGAACGGGGTCAGCACCCGCGGGCCGGCCATCGCCCAGAGCGTGAAGGACCGCAACGCCAACGCCGTCTTCCTGACCGCCGACACCGCCGGCGCGCTGCCTACGATCACCCAGACGCTGCGCGACAACGGGCTGACGCCGGAGATGGTCCGCTTCATCGGGCTGACGCGTTGGGACGTGCCGACGCGCACCGCGTCGCTGCCCGGTGTGCAGGGCGGCTGGTTCGCCCTGCCCGATCCGAGTGTTTACGGCCAGTTCGTCCAGCGCTATCAAGGCGCCTACGGCATGGCGCCGCACCCGATCGCGGGTCTGGCCTATGACGGGATCGCGGCCATCGGCGCGCTGGCCAAGCGCGGCAGCCCGATCACGACGCAGACGCTGACGCGCAGCTCGGGCTTTGCCGGAACGGGCGGTGTGTTCCGTCTGCTGGCGAACGGCACGAACGAACGGGGGCTTGCGGTTGCGCAGATCTCCAACAACCAGGTGAACGTGATTGACCCCGCACCCCGCAGTTTCGGTGGCTTCGGCTTCTGA
- the rsmI gene encoding 16S rRNA (cytidine(1402)-2'-O)-methyltransferase, giving the protein MALAPGLHFVATPIGAARDITLRALDILRDADVLAAEDTRTLRHLMEIHGIALNGRPLVAYHDHNGDAAGPRLIRALEEGRTVAYASEAGTPLVSDPGFELGRAAIAAGLPVLTAPGPSAVLAALTVSGLPSDRFLFAGFLPSTTAARQKALREVAGVQATLIFYESPKRLAASLRDMAEVMGPRAAVICRELTKRFEETVRGPLPELAAAYADQTVKGEIVVLIDRAAPQAATEADVEAALRTALQSASVKDAAADVAARLNLPKRDVYQMALRLT; this is encoded by the coding sequence ATGGCGCTGGCACCGGGCCTGCATTTCGTGGCCACGCCCATCGGGGCCGCGCGGGACATCACGCTGCGGGCGCTGGACATCCTGCGCGACGCCGATGTCCTTGCCGCCGAGGACACGCGCACCCTGCGTCACTTGATGGAAATCCACGGGATCGCGCTGAACGGTCGCCCGCTGGTGGCCTATCACGACCATAATGGCGACGCGGCCGGACCGCGCCTGATCCGCGCGCTGGAGGAGGGGCGGACCGTCGCCTATGCCTCCGAAGCGGGCACGCCGCTCGTATCCGATCCGGGGTTCGAACTGGGGCGCGCGGCGATTGCGGCGGGGCTGCCGGTGCTGACGGCGCCCGGCCCCTCGGCGGTGCTGGCGGCGCTGACGGTGTCGGGGCTGCCGTCGGATCGGTTCCTGTTCGCGGGCTTTCTGCCCAGCACCACCGCCGCGCGCCAAAAGGCGCTGCGCGAGGTGGCGGGAGTGCAGGCGACGCTGATCTTCTACGAATCGCCCAAGCGGCTGGCGGCCTCGCTGCGCGACATGGCCGAGGTGATGGGCCCGCGCGCCGCCGTCATCTGCCGCGAGCTGACCAAACGTTTCGAGGAAACGGTGCGCGGCCCGCTGCCCGAACTGGCCGCCGCCTATGCCGACCAAACGGTGAAGGGGGAGATCGTGGTCCTGATCGACCGGGCCGCCCCGCAGGCCGCGACCGAGGCCGATGTCGAAGCCGCCCTGCGCACGGCCCTGCAAAGCGCCAGCGTCAAGGATGCCGCCGCCGATGTGGCCGCCCGCCTCAATCTGCCGAAGCGCGACGTGTATCAGATGGCCCTGCGCCTGACATGA
- a CDS encoding YraN family protein encodes MSAVNHLSGLAAEDAVIRHYALPVAARRWRGPGGEIDLILREGAAVIFVEVKAGRRAARAPDARQIARIRASAAAWLGDEPLGQRTVCRFDVVLVEAGRVEIIANIL; translated from the coding sequence ATGAGCGCGGTCAACCACCTGTCCGGCCTTGCCGCCGAGGACGCGGTGATCCGCCATTACGCCCTGCCGGTGGCGGCGCGGCGCTGGCGCGGTCCGGGAGGGGAGATCGACCTCATCCTGCGCGAGGGCGCGGCCGTGATCTTCGTCGAGGTGAAGGCCGGTCGCCGCGCCGCCCGCGCGCCGGATGCCCGCCAGATCGCCCGCATCCGCGCCTCGGCTGCGGCATGGCTGGGCGACGAACCGCTGGGCCAGCGCACGGTCTGCCGCTTCGATGTCGTGCTGGTGGAGGCGGGGCGGGTGGAGATCATTGCCAATATCCTCTGA
- the gshB gene encoding glutathione synthase has product MKVAFQMDPMGSVNIDGDSTFRIALEAQERGHTLFHYHPEHLAFDEGRITARGQWMTLRREKGNHVTFGPTEVVDLATMDVVWLRQDPPFDMGYITSTHLLDMLPDRVQVVNNPFWVRNFPEKLLVLTFPKLTPPTMIARDLATIRAFKAKHGDIILKPLYGNGGAGVFRLDPNDRNLSSLHELFTSMSREPLIVQKFLPAVSKGDKRVILVDGEPIGAINRVPQEGETRSNMHVGGRAEKVELTERDREICRAIGPILREKGQVFVGIDVIGDWLTEINVTSPTGLQELERFDGTNGARLIWEAIEAKA; this is encoded by the coding sequence ATGAAGGTCGCGTTCCAGATGGACCCGATGGGGTCGGTCAACATCGACGGTGACAGCACCTTCCGCATCGCGCTGGAGGCGCAGGAGCGGGGGCACACGCTGTTCCATTACCACCCCGAACACCTCGCCTTCGACGAGGGGCGCATCACCGCGCGCGGCCAATGGATGACCCTGCGCCGCGAAAAGGGCAACCACGTCACCTTCGGCCCGACCGAGGTCGTGGACCTTGCGACGATGGATGTCGTCTGGCTGCGTCAGGACCCGCCCTTCGACATGGGCTACATCACCTCCACGCATCTGCTGGACATGCTGCCGGACCGCGTTCAGGTCGTGAACAACCCGTTCTGGGTGCGCAACTTCCCCGAGAAGCTGCTGGTGCTGACCTTCCCCAAACTGACGCCGCCGACGATGATCGCCCGCGATCTGGCGACGATCCGCGCCTTCAAGGCCAAGCATGGCGACATCATCCTCAAACCGCTCTACGGCAATGGCGGGGCGGGGGTGTTCCGTCTGGACCCGAACGACCGCAACTTGTCCTCGCTGCACGAGTTGTTCACCTCCATGTCGCGCGAGCCGTTGATCGTGCAGAAATTCCTGCCCGCCGTGTCCAAGGGCGACAAGCGCGTGATCCTCGTGGACGGGGAGCCGATCGGCGCGATCAACCGCGTGCCGCAGGAAGGCGAGACGCGGTCGAACATGCATGTCGGCGGCCGCGCCGAGAAGGTGGAACTGACCGAGCGCGACCGCGAGATCTGCCGCGCCATCGGCCCGATCCTGCGCGAAAAGGGGCAGGTCTTCGTCGGCATCGACGTGATCGGCGATTGGCTGACGGAGATCAACGTGACCTCGCCCACCGGCCTTCAGGAACTCGAACGCTTCGACGGCACTAACGGCGCCCGCCTGATCTGGGAGGCGATCGAAGCGAAGGCATGA
- a CDS encoding pyridoxal phosphate-dependent aminotransferase, with protein MSRFWSPFLHDLSPYVPGEQPRRPMVKLNTNENPYGPSPRAIAAIRACADGLRLYPDPEAAALRGAVGRTLGLGADHVFVGNGSDEVLGHAFNAFFRHGGPVVFPDITYAFYDSYCRLYGLPVRRVPLRADLTLDPAALDGPSAGLVIANPNAPTGLALPLDRVRGILRAHPDRVVIVDEAYVDFGADSAATLVAEHDNLLVVQTFSKSRSLAGLRVGFAVGQPHLMDGLRRVKDSFNSYPLGIPAQAGALAAWEDRDWFEETRRRVIADRDQLAAALRQRGFDVPPSQANFLFAANPTWTGAHLASGLRAEGVLVRHFPAPRIKDRLRISIGTAEDCARLLSALDAVMAAPGLTSSGSACRPG; from the coding sequence ATGAGCCGTTTCTGGAGCCCGTTCCTGCACGATCTGTCGCCCTATGTTCCGGGCGAACAGCCTCGCCGCCCCATGGTGAAGCTGAACACCAACGAGAACCCCTATGGCCCGTCCCCGCGGGCCATCGCGGCGATCCGGGCCTGCGCGGATGGGCTGCGCCTCTATCCCGACCCCGAGGCGGCGGCCCTGCGCGGTGCCGTCGGGCGGACGCTGGGGCTGGGGGCGGATCACGTCTTCGTCGGCAACGGCTCGGACGAGGTGCTGGGCCATGCCTTCAACGCCTTCTTCCGCCATGGCGGGCCGGTGGTCTTTCCCGACATCACCTATGCCTTCTACGACAGCTATTGCCGGCTCTATGGGCTGCCGGTGCGGCGCGTGCCGCTGCGGGCGGATCTGACGCTGGATCCGGCGGCGCTGGACGGGCCCTCTGCTGGGCTGGTCATCGCCAATCCGAACGCGCCCACGGGCCTTGCGCTGCCGCTGGATCGGGTCCGGGGCATCTTGCGCGCCCATCCGGACCGCGTCGTGATCGTGGACGAGGCCTATGTCGATTTCGGCGCCGACAGCGCCGCAACCCTCGTGGCCGAGCATGACAATCTGCTAGTGGTGCAGACCTTTTCCAAATCGCGCAGCCTTGCGGGGCTGCGGGTCGGGTTCGCGGTGGGCCAGCCGCATCTGATGGACGGGCTGCGGCGGGTGAAGGACAGCTTCAATTCCTACCCGCTGGGAATCCCGGCGCAGGCCGGGGCCCTTGCCGCGTGGGAGGATCGGGACTGGTTCGAGGAGACGCGCCGCCGCGTCATCGCGGATCGCGACCAGCTTGCGGCGGCGCTGCGGCAGCGGGGCTTCGACGTGCCCCCCTCGCAGGCGAACTTCCTGTTCGCGGCCAATCCGACATGGACGGGCGCGCATCTGGCATCCGGTCTGCGCGCCGAGGGGGTGCTGGTGCGCCATTTCCCCGCGCCGCGGATCAAGGACCGTCTGCGCATCTCCATCGGGACGGCAGAGGACTGCGCGCGGCTGCTTTCGGCGCTGGACGCCGTGATGGCCGCGCCGGGCCTTACTTCGTCAGGATCAGCTTGCCGGCCCGGGTGA
- the hemP gene encoding hemin uptake protein HemP produces the protein MPVHDAVRLTDGGNQARIVLNGQIYSLRITRAGKLILTK, from the coding sequence ATGCCCGTGCATGACGCCGTCCGGCTGACGGATGGCGGCAATCAGGCGCGGATCGTGCTGAACGGACAGATCTACAGCCTGCGGATCACCCGGGCCGGCAAGCTGATCCTGACGAAGTAA
- a CDS encoding SRPBCC family protein produces MKIISKAEIEAPAPFVFERMTDFDMWERKIRNRDVVLQRQPGPVQTGTTWQTRIPIRGRKRDMAVTLTEMTPDTVLRFRALDAALQIDSDFELTSLSENRTLLTSRIEIKPLNIAARLLVQSLRLARGKVEQRIQQRTREFARQTGQDWRKLRDGK; encoded by the coding sequence ATGAAAATCATCAGCAAGGCCGAGATCGAGGCCCCTGCCCCCTTCGTGTTCGAACGGATGACCGATTTCGACATGTGGGAGCGGAAGATCCGCAACCGCGACGTGGTGCTGCAGCGCCAGCCCGGCCCCGTCCAGACCGGCACCACGTGGCAGACGCGTATCCCGATTCGCGGACGCAAGCGCGACATGGCCGTGACCCTGACCGAGATGACCCCGGACACGGTGCTGCGTTTTCGCGCGCTGGATGCAGCGCTGCAGATCGACTCGGATTTCGAACTCACCTCCCTGTCGGAAAACCGCACGCTTCTGACCTCGCGGATCGAGATCAAGCCTCTGAACATCGCCGCGCGCCTTCTGGTGCAGTCGCTGCGCCTTGCGCGCGGCAAGGTGGAACAGCGCATCCAGCAGCGCACGCGCGAATTCGCCCGCCAGACGGGACAGGACTGGCGCAAACTGCGCGACGGAAAATGA
- the nudC gene encoding NAD(+) diphosphatase → MHSIAFASSGHDRAAHLRDGGQDRPARILPVWQGRFPAGPEGLIWRPADDPALQGRDMIYLGRDARNDFFACEMEQPEEALSELRALMTTLSPPEGEMAATARALFNWHRSHGFCAACGAPSRMAQGGWLRICDACGARHFPRTDPVVIMLVRRGDRMLLGRAAQWPAGMHSCLAGFVEPGETPEAAVRREVQEEAGIRTGAVRYILSQPWPFPSSLMMGFVAEAEEEALTIDPVELESALWADRQEVVRALAGTHPDISLPREGTIARHLILRWLADDLDPPSGTETA, encoded by the coding sequence GTGCACAGCATTGCTTTCGCCAGTTCGGGCCATGACCGTGCGGCGCATCTGCGGGATGGCGGGCAGGATCGCCCCGCCCGCATCCTGCCGGTCTGGCAGGGACGCTTCCCCGCCGGCCCCGAGGGGCTGATCTGGCGGCCCGCCGACGATCCCGCCCTGCAGGGGCGCGACATGATCTATCTCGGCCGCGACGCGCGGAACGATTTCTTCGCCTGCGAAATGGAGCAGCCCGAAGAAGCGCTGAGCGAGCTGCGCGCCCTGATGACGACCCTGTCCCCGCCCGAGGGGGAGATGGCGGCGACGGCGCGCGCGCTCTTCAACTGGCACCGGAGCCATGGGTTCTGCGCGGCCTGCGGCGCCCCATCGCGGATGGCGCAGGGCGGTTGGCTGCGGATCTGCGATGCCTGCGGGGCGCGGCATTTCCCGCGCACCGATCCGGTGGTCATCATGCTGGTGCGCCGGGGGGACCGGATGCTTCTGGGCCGCGCCGCGCAATGGCCCGCCGGAATGCATTCCTGCCTTGCCGGGTTCGTGGAGCCGGGGGAAACGCCCGAAGCCGCCGTCCGCCGCGAGGTGCAGGAAGAGGCCGGCATCCGCACCGGCGCGGTCCGCTATATCCTCAGCCAGCCATGGCCGTTCCCGTCGTCGCTGATGATGGGCTTTGTCGCCGAGGCGGAGGAGGAGGCCCTGACCATCGACCCCGTCGAACTCGAATCTGCGCTTTGGGCCGATCGGCAGGAGGTGGTGCGGGCGCTGGCCGGCACCCATCCCGACATCTCGCTCCCCCGCGAGGGGACGATCGCCCGCCATCTGATCCTGCGTTGGCTCGCCGACGATCTCGACCCACCCTCTGGCACGGAGACCGCATGA
- a CDS encoding 5'-nucleotidase C-terminal domain-containing protein yields MTGALHVRLLATSDMHGHLSAWDYHTGREAPYGLSRVATAVARLRGEAGLTLLLDNGDTLQGSALADHAADAGGQGHPVILAMNHMRYDAATLGNHEFNYGLPFLRQVLAGAAFPVVAANITVPEGAIAPRHVVLDRVVRGPDGRDHALRIGVIGFLPPQVTVWDRAHLDGRLEVEGIVAAARAQIPALRAMCDLVVVLAHTGFGDGSPAPEAENAALALAEVERIDAIVTGHTHVVFPAAPHERLGGCPAVAVGARGSHLGVVDLWLDPATKAVQRAEARAIDMSAEMPDPELERVVAPAHEAVLDLVARPVGVSEVPLNTFFALIAPSPAVALIADAAAAHVRALLPDEDVVLATGLPFKAGGRGGCGFYTDVPAGPLSNRHIADIYSYPNTLDVLRMTGAEVATWLERATSIFRQITPGVQDQDLLDPDFAAYHFDIIHGVDFAIDLARPPMFDAAGRQIGAGRIADLRLKGRPLSPDQCVIVATSNYRANGTGGFAPRAPFLRDVGRVQDVIRAHAAQAPVTALRPFWRFLPMPGTSVRFETAPAALHHLAEVPHLALTPLGVGTDGFLRLRLDL; encoded by the coding sequence ATGACCGGGGCGCTTCATGTGCGTCTGCTGGCCACCAGCGACATGCACGGTCATCTCTCGGCCTGGGATTACCATACGGGGCGCGAGGCCCCCTATGGGCTGTCGCGCGTGGCGACGGCGGTGGCGCGCCTGCGGGGCGAGGCCGGGCTGACGCTGCTGCTGGACAATGGCGACACGCTGCAGGGCAGCGCGCTGGCCGATCATGCCGCCGATGCCGGGGGGCAGGGGCATCCGGTGATCCTTGCGATGAACCACATGCGCTATGACGCGGCGACGCTGGGCAATCACGAGTTCAACTACGGCCTGCCCTTTCTGCGGCAGGTCCTGGCGGGGGCGGCGTTTCCGGTCGTCGCGGCCAATATCACCGTGCCCGAAGGCGCGATCGCCCCGCGCCATGTCGTGCTGGACCGGGTGGTGCGCGGCCCGGATGGCCGGGACCATGCGCTGCGCATCGGGGTGATCGGGTTCCTGCCGCCGCAGGTGACGGTCTGGGACCGGGCGCATCTCGATGGCCGGCTGGAGGTGGAGGGGATCGTCGCCGCCGCCCGCGCCCAGATCCCCGCATTGCGGGCCATGTGCGATCTGGTGGTGGTGCTGGCCCATACCGGCTTTGGCGATGGCAGCCCCGCGCCCGAGGCGGAGAATGCCGCCCTCGCGCTGGCAGAGGTGGAGAGGATCGACGCGATCGTCACCGGCCACACCCATGTCGTCTTTCCCGCTGCGCCCCATGAACGGCTCGGCGGTTGTCCGGCGGTGGCGGTGGGGGCGCGCGGCTCGCATCTGGGGGTGGTGGACCTGTGGCTCGATCCGGCGACCAAGGCGGTTCAGCGGGCCGAGGCGCGGGCAATCGACATGTCTGCCGAAATGCCGGACCCGGAGCTGGAGCGCGTCGTCGCCCCCGCGCATGAGGCGGTGCTGGATCTGGTCGCCCGCCCCGTCGGCGTGTCCGAGGTGCCGCTCAACACCTTCTTTGCGCTGATCGCCCCATCGCCGGCGGTGGCGCTGATCGCCGATGCCGCCGCCGCCCATGTCCGCGCGCTTCTGCCCGACGAGGATGTGGTGCTGGCCACCGGCCTTCCCTTCAAGGCGGGGGGCCGGGGGGGCTGCGGCTTTTACACCGACGTTCCGGCAGGCCCGCTCAGCAATCGGCACATCGCCGACATCTACAGCTATCCCAACACGCTGGATGTGCTGCGCATGACGGGGGCCGAGGTCGCCACGTGGCTGGAGCGTGCGACCTCCATCTTTCGGCAGATCACGCCGGGGGTGCAGGATCAGGATCTGCTGGATCCCGATTTCGCCGCCTATCACTTCGACATCATCCACGGCGTGGATTTCGCGATCGACCTTGCCCGCCCGCCGATGTTCGATGCGGCGGGGCGGCAGATCGGGGCCGGGCGCATCGCGGATCTGCGGCTGAAGGGCCGCCCCCTGTCGCCCGATCAATGCGTCATCGTCGCCACCAGCAATTACCGCGCGAACGGTACGGGCGGCTTTGCGCCGCGCGCGCCCTTTCTGCGCGATGTCGGCCGGGTGCAGGATGTGATCCGTGCCCATGCCGCGCAGGCGCCGGTGACCGCGCTGCGCCCGTTCTGGCGATTCCTGCCGATGCCCGGCACCTCGGTCCGGTTCGAAACGGCCCCCGCCGCGCTGCATCATCTGGCCGAGGTGCCGCATCTGGCCCTCACCCCCCTCGGCGTTGGGACGGATGGCTTCCTGCGGCTGCGGCTCGATCTGTGA